From a region of the Arachis ipaensis cultivar K30076 chromosome B09, Araip1.1, whole genome shotgun sequence genome:
- the LOC107619508 gene encoding uncharacterized protein LOC107619508 isoform X1: protein MQIKHYDTLKELFGADRATGKGAAMSRERIQEIDRDHIDLNDSFENIEFSDIDVIMGHDTPTFSANLDSPSAPHSQPNQLGGTSTSRETKRKSPINDFLEAQYEKVALEITTMADAVKEGTYLSSKLHDVAQRQVESAERQASMAERQVSVAEKQVSLIERQVAIAEKGLAIMQQSRPRLYSESDVWDMLTELGLIGSARMQCYQFLCENEQKKCQIFGIPPEMRLDALFHFMTAAGVRLGDMVLS, encoded by the coding sequence TGATAGAGCTACTGGTAAAGGGGCTGCTATGTCACGAGAAAGGATTCAAGAAATTGATAGAGATCACATTGATTTGAATGACTCATTTGAAAATATTGAATTTTCTGACATAGATGTTATTATGGGACATGATACCCCAACGTTTTCTGCTAATTTAGATTCACCAAGTGCTCCTCATAGTCAACCAAATCAATTAGGTGGGACTTCAACGTCAAGAGAAACAAAGCGTAAGTCTCCTATAAATGATTTTTTGGAGGCACAATATGAGAAAGTTGCTTTGGAAATTACTACCATGGCTGATGCTGTCAAAGAGGGTACTTATCTGTCTAGCAAGCTACATGACGTAGCTCAGAGGCAGGTTGAATCAGCTGAGAGACAAGCTTCTATGGCTGAGAGGCAAGTTTCGGTTGCCGAAAAGCAAGTCTCGTTAATTGAAAGACAAGTTGCAATTGCTGAGAAAGGGTTGGCTATTATGCAACAAAGTAGGCCTCGCCTTTATAGCGAATCAGATGTATGGGACATGTTGACTGAATTGGGACTGATAGGTTCAGCTCGGATGCAGTGTTATCAGTTTTTATGTGAAAATGAGCAGAAAAAGTGCCAAATTTTTGGGATCCCACCTGAAATGCGATTGGATGCTCTTTTTCATTTCATGACAGCTGCTGGTGTTCGCTTAGGAGATATGGTACTTTCATAA